In the genome of Thermoanaerobaculum aquaticum, the window CCCTCCCAGTGGGTAACGGTTACCGTTGCTGATCCCCAGTTTTCAAGTTCGTTTCACTGGTCACCTTCACCAAATGCTTGGTAAGCTCCTCTTCGTCCTTCCGCAGCTCTTCGATTTACTCAACTTTGGATTTAAGCTGCCCTGACGATTGCTCCAACGTGGGCCCAAGATCATCAAACACCTCCTTGACACCACTCACGATCGTCTCTAAAGAGGATCCAGTGACAATACCCGCAGTCGCCGCGCTTGCACCTTGACCATACTGAGCACTAACCGCCGTCTCTACGCCTTTCCCAGCAGCCCCTGAAAAACCTAACACTATTAGCGCCCTGTCGCTTGCCTCGACAGCCGCAGCTTTGATGGAAGCCCCCTTGTCCCGAGCATCCTTAAAGCTAAAGGCAAACTGCCCCAGGGAAGCCCAAAGCGCTCCGCGTTTGCCAAGCCCGCCTAAAACACCCACAATCATGGGACGATGTATCCCCTTCAAAGCCTCACCCAGCGGCTTCCCGCTGCCGAGCTCCCTGGCAAGGTGGAAACCCGCACCTACGGCGCCTCCAATCGCAGCCGGTGCCCACCAGGCCATGCGCCCATCCGGATCCACCGCGCTGACCGGGTTGTTCCTCACATACGCGTACAAATTCCAGCTTTGCGGATGTGCAGGGTCGAAGTCCCGGCCGGGGTCCACGGAGAGGAAACGGCCGCCAAACGGCGCGTAGTAGCGGGCGTGCATGTAATCAAGGCTGGTTTGGCTGTCCCGCTCATGCCCTGCAAACCGCATCCGCTCAGGCGAAGACGTGGCGGTCATCTCCTCACCAAACGGCCAGTACCGGTGCTCGGAAAGCTTCGCTCCGGAAGCGTTTGTGATCACCCTGGTGCTCCCCAAATGGTCTTTGTGCACGTGCTTGGTCCCGGAGCTGTCAACGGTCGCAATGTGCGTGGCTCCGGCAAAGATGTAGTCCTTCCTCCAGCTCCACACCCCGGAAAGCTCATGCACCTCCCGCAGGATTTCGTTGTTCAACCCCCGCAAGGTGTAGTGAATCCCGGGCTCCGTGGAGTCTACCCACGCCACACGCTCGTCCTTGGCATCGTACCCGTACGTGGCACTCTACCCGCTCATCACCAGCTGCCTCATGCTCCCCGTAGGATACCAGGCAAAGCTCCTCCCTCCCCAGGAAAGCATGGCACCGGCAGCGTCGTACGAAGGCCCAGGAATTCGATTGGCCTGGCCGAAAAGATTAACGGAGGATCACAGGAGCTCTTGACACGGGATTTGTTCAGTAAAATCCAACGGAGACCAAAAACACATCCCGGAAATATGACCCAGCTTCTTGAAGCACCTGCTGAAGCGGAACCGCCACCCGATCAAAGTCGTACGTGGGATTCACGAGGAGATATCTACCATCCTTCTTCTTGAGCATCTCCTTGGAAAGAACTATCCATCCTGTCGCATCGGTAGTGCCTAGCAATTCCTCCTTTCCGTTGTTGGTAAGTAAAACTACCGGAAGGTTCGACACAGGCCGAGGTTCGTCTGGATAATACGGGACGAAGCAGACAGCAA includes:
- a CDS encoding RHS repeat domain-containing protein → MNNEILREVHELSGVWSWRKDYIFAGATHIATVDSSGTKHVHKDHLGSTRVITNASGAKLSEHRYWPFGEEMTATSSPERMRFAGHERDSQTSLDYMHARYYAPFGGRFLSVDPGRDFDPAHPQSWNLYAYVRNNPVSAVDPDGRMAWWAPAAIGGAVGAGFHLARELGSGKPLGEALKGIHRPMIVGVLGGLGKRGALWASLGQFAFSFKDARDKGASIKAAAVEASDRALIVLGFSGAAGKGVETAVSAQYGQGASAATAGIVTGSSLETIVSGVKEVFDDLGPTLEQSSGQLKSKVE